Proteins encoded together in one Impatiens glandulifera chromosome 1, dImpGla2.1, whole genome shotgun sequence window:
- the LOC124920606 gene encoding metalloendoproteinase 2-MMP-like, whose protein sequence is MKTHLFAALVLISIFSSQALQLPNFFPNSTAAGPWACFLPLLGCHSGQKVEGLGKLKKYFQHFGYINSSFADNITDEFDEILHSAIKTYQLNFNLDSTGKLDIPTLKHLITPRCGIADIINDTSTMNSGKKSLNIHSVSHYSLFPGSPRWPINRRNLTYAFHPNKQIPETTKMVFARAFQRWATIIPMTFNEQQPSTTSFLTADIRITFASGEHGDGEPFDGVLGTLAHAFSPPSGLFHIDADEDWVVDGDFSSSSSLSAVDLESVAIHEIGHLLGLGHSSVEDSIMYPSISSGTRKVMLAGDDIEGIQYLYGSNPSYNGSIQTTTGQRETSNGGVHDSLTQVQFLLVVVMALLIIFT, encoded by the coding sequence ATGAAGACCCATCTCTTTGCAGCTCTAGTTCTCATATCCATCTTCTCATCCCAAGCTTTGCAATTGCCCAATTTCTTCCCCAATTCCACCGCCGCCGGACCTTGGGCCTGTTTCCTGCCACTTCTTGGCTGCCATTCCGGTCAGAAAGTCGAAGGCCTTGGCAAACTCAAAAAATACTTTCAACATTTTGGTTACATCAATTCCTCATTCGCCGACAACATCACCGACGAGTTCGATGAAATCCTTCATTCCGCCATCAAAACTTATCAACTCAATTTCAATCTCGATTCCACCGGCAAACTCGACATACCCACTTTGAAACATCTAATCACACCCCGATGCGGTATCGCCGATATTATCAATGACACAAGTACAATGAATTCCGGCAAAAAATCTCTAAACATTCATTCCGTTTCACATTATTCACTCTTCCCCGGATCTCCCCGGTGGCCGATTAATCGCCGGAATCTTACGTATGCATTCCACCCCAATAAACAAATCCCGGAAACCACTAAAATGGTATTCGCTAGAGCATTCCAGAGATGGGCAACAATCATACCGATGACATTCAACGAACAACAACCCTCGACGACGTCGTTTCTCACTGCCGACATTCGTATCACTTTCGCTAGCGGCGAACACGGCGACGGTGAGCCTTTTGATGGGGTTTTGGGTACGTTGGCTCATGCTTTCTCGCCGCCTAGTGGGTTGTTTCATATCGACGCCGACGAGGATTGGGTCGTCGACGGCGATTTCAGTTCTTCGTCGTCGTTATCTGCGGTGGATCTTGAATCTGTGGCGATTCATGAGATTGGACATTTGTTGGGTCTTGGTCATTCTTCTGTTGAGGATTCTATTATGTATCCGAGTATATCGTCGGGGACCAGGAAGGTAATGCTCGCCGGCGACGATATTGAAGGGATTCAGTATCTTTATGGGTCAAACCCGAGTTATAACGGGTCAATACAAACAACGACGGGACAAAGAGAGACTAGTAACGGTGGGGTCCATGATAGCTTGACACAAGTCCAATTCTTATTGGTTGTTGTCATGGcattattgataattttcacatga
- the LOC124922352 gene encoding phospholipase DDHD2-like: MTNGKPASTQLPPPPVQMGVVPKISYLGNEHTSVESLLNSLGLEKYAVFFKAEEIDIATLKQMGDRDLKDLGIPVGPRTQILLAVLP, encoded by the exons ATGACAAATGGAAAACCTGCAAGTACACAGCTACCTCCTCCTCCAGTGCAAATGGGCGTAGTACCCAAAATCTCATACTTG GGAAATGAACATACCTCTGTGGAGAGTTTGCTGAATTCACTCGGTTTGGAGAAATATGCCGTCTTTTTTAAGGCAGAGGAG ATAGATATAGCTACTCTGAAGCAGATGGGAGATAGGGACCTTAAAGATCTTGGAATACCAGTG GGACCGCGGACACAAATTTTGCTCGCAGTGCTGCCCTGA
- the LOC124922140 gene encoding zinc finger protein 5 — MEKDGISPKSSQQEKRLRLFGFELGLCDQTMIKVSSEADESINSSITASTSDQEIRLSPPKEKKLMTGEKKRFECQFCFKEFSNSQALGGHQNAHKKERMKKRKLQLQERRASINCYLQPFRSSLGSSLWYYDPSCSSTEFAVLEKSQISFSRNCPVVIKQSPSPIAPKESHKALDLHLGLNLG, encoded by the coding sequence ATGGAAAAAGATGGCATTTCTCCAAAATCTTCACAACAAGAGAAGAGACTTAGATTATTTGGGTTTGAATTGGGCTTGTGTGATCAGACCATGATCAAGGTTTCTTCAGAGGCAGATGAAAGCATAAACTCATCCATTACTGCTTCTACTTCAGATCAGGAGATCAGGCTTTCTCCACCTAAAGAGAAGAAATTGATGACAGGAGAGAAAAAGAGGTTTGAATGTCAATTCTGTTTCAAGGAATTCTCAAACTCTCAAGCCTTGGGAGGTCATCAAAATGCTCATAAAAAGGAAaggatgaagaagaggaagttGCAGCTTCAGGAAAGAAGGGCTAGCATCAATTGTTACCTCCAACCGTTTCGTAGCAGCCTTGGTTCTAGTTTATGGTACTATGATCCTTCTTGTTCTTCTACTGAGTTTGCTGTTCTTGAGAAATCACAGATAAGTTTCTCAAGAAATTGCCCTGTCGTGATCAAACAATCTCCCTCGCCCATTGCTCCCAAGGAGAGCCACAAGGCTTTAGATCTTCATCTGGGTTTAAACTTGGGTTGA